Genomic segment of Pasteurella multocida subsp. multocida OH4807:
GCTTTTACGCAAAATAACGCCTGCGCCTAAAAAACCAATACCGCTAATCACTTGTGCCGCTAAACGCATAGGATCAGTACGAATATTTTCTGACACCTGTGCATAATGTTCTGCTGCTTGGATAGAAACAATCGTTAAAACACAAGTTGTCACCGCAATAATCACACAGGTTTTCACACCCACGGCTTTACGCTTGAGCTCACGTTCCAAGCCAATAATGCCGCCAAGCAACATGGCAAGTGCCATTTTTGCTAAAATCGAAAATTGGCTAGATGCTAAAAAAAGAGTAAATAATTCAGTAAATGTTTTCATAAATAGACAGGAGAAATAAAAATAGAAGAACAAATTATTCTAACAAGGGAATAATATAAGTCCAGAGTTACGCGAAAATATATTTAGTGTGCTCAACATCATACAAAAACAACTAAACATATTGATTTTACTAAAATAAATCATCTCTTCCAACTATACATATTCTCTATTTAGTAACCTGAGCAATACGCTACTCAGTTTGTTCAACTCAAGATTGAAAAAATAAATCCAATTTTTAATATCAATCAAGTAAGCATATTTTTAAGCAACGAAAACGATAAGACGATTTTGTAAAGAAATTTGCTAAAATTTGCAGTAAAATGACCGCACTTTTAACTTAATTACGGAAACTATGTCAATTTCTAAACAAAAATTAATTGTTTATGCGCAATTGATGCGTTTTGACAAACCAATCGGCACATTACTCCTCCTTTGGCCAACACTTTGGGCACTCTTCCTATCGGTAAAGGGAATGCCTGATTGGTCTATTTTAGCCATTTTTATTTTGGGAGTAATTTTTATGCGAGCAGCAGGTTGCGTAATTAATGATTATGCTGATCGCCATATTGATGGCAAAGTAAAACGAACCTCTCAGCGCCCTCTAGCAACGGGAGCAGCAACGCCACAAGAGGCAAAATTCTTATTTATCGTCCTGATTTTCTGTGCTTTCATCTTGGTTTTATTTCTCAACTATTACGCGATCGCACTCTCTTTTATTGCGGTCTTATTAGCCTTTATTTACCCATTTATGAAACGCTACACCCACTTGCCACAACTGTTTTTAGGCATGGCATTTGGTTGGTCAATTCCAATGGCATATGGCGCTTCCATTGAGGCATTACCGCTTGAATGTTGGCTCTTATTTTTAGCTAATTTAGCGTGGACTGTGGCTTACGATACTCAATATGCAATGGTCGATCGCGATGATGATTTACGCATTGGCGTGAAATCCACCGCCATTTTATTTGCCCAATATGACAATAAAATCATCTCGTTGTTACAAGTGACTACGCTATGTTTCTTAGCCTTAATCGGCTATCTCTCACAACTGCACACGAGTTATTTCATTGTGTTATTTATCGCTACTTTGTTTTTTGTTTATCAATGCAGACTCATCAAACACCGTAAACGTGAAGACTGCTTCAAAGCCTTTTTAAACAACAACTATTTTGGCGCAATGGTGTTTATTGCGTTTTTGTGCGGGATATTTTTCTAATCTAAAAAGCCGTTTAGTACAATTAAACGGCTTTTCTCATTCATCTCCCTTGATCTTTCCCCTTTCATCGCCATATAGTGCGGTATGATTATTGCAATAACAAAGGATACAAAATGACAACGATTGTAAGTGTTCGTCGTAACGGACAAGTGGTCGTCGGTGGTGACGGTCAAGTTTCATTAGGCAACACCGTGATGAAAGGTAATGCACGTAAAGTTCGCCGTTTATACAATGGCAAAGTGTTAGCCGGCTTTGCGGGCGGTACAGCTGATGCGTTTACTTTATTTGAATTATTTGAGCGTAAACTTGAGATGCATCAAGGTCATTTATTAAAAAGTGCGGTGGAATTAGCAAAAGATTGGCGTACAGACCGTGCTTTACGCAAATTAGAAGCGATGTTAATCGTCGCTGATGAAAAAGAAAGTTTAATTATTACAGGGATTGGTGATGTGGTGCAGCCTGAAGCGGATCAGATTTTGGCGATTGGTTCAGGTGGCAACTTTGCGTTATCTGCAGCACGTGCATTAGTGGAAAATACGGAGTTATCTGCACGTGAAATCGTCGAAAAATCGTTAAAAATCGCGGGCGATATCTGCGTTTATACCAACACCAATTTTACTATTGAAGAATTACCTAATAACTAATTAGGTCATAGGAGCAAAAATGTCTGAAATGACCCCTAGAGAGATTGTCTCTGAATTGGATCAACATATTATTGGCCAAGCAGATGCGAAAAGAGCGGTGGCGATTGCGTTAAGAAATCGTTGGAGAAGAATGCAATTACAAGAGCCACTTCGCCACGAAGTCACGCCGAAAAATATTTTGATGATCGGTCCAACGGGTGTGGGTAAAACTGAAATTGCGCGCCGTTTAGCCAAACTCGCAAATGCCCCTTTTATTAAAGTCGAAGCGACAAAATTCACTGAAGTGGGTTACGTGGGCAAAGAAGTGGATTCAATTATTCGTGATTTGACTGACAGTGCGATGAAGCTAGTTCGTCAAACTGAAATCGAAAAAAATCGCTTCAGAGCAGAAGAAGCCGCTGAAGATCGTATTTTAGATGCGTTGCTTCCACCACCGAAAAATCAATGGGGACAAGTTGAAGCTTCTGATAACAATAGTAGTACACGCCAAGTGTTCCGTAAAAAATTGCGTGAAGGTCAATTAGACGATAAAGAAATCGAAATTGATGTCGCAAGTGTGTCGATGGGTGTTGAAATTATGGCACCGCCAGGTATGGAGGAAATGACGAACCAATTACAGTCAATGTTCCAAAATCTTTCTACTGGGCAAACCAAAAAACGCAAAATGAAAATCAAAGATGCGTTAAAAACCTTGATTGATGATGAAGCTGCGAAACTGATCAACCCAGAAGAACTCAAACAAAAAGCCATTGATGCAGTTGAGCAAAACGGGATTGTGTTCATCGATGAAATCGACAAAATCTGTAAAAAAGGTGAATACAGCGGCGCTGATGTATCACGTGAAGGTGTACAACGTGATTTGCTTCCATTAGTGGAAGGTACAACAGTGAGCACTAAACACGGTATGGTTAAAACCGATCATATTCTGTTTATTGCATCGGGTGCGTTCCAAGTGGCACGTCCTTCAGATTTAATCCCTGAATTGCAAGGTCGCTTACCGATCCGTGTGGAATTATCAGCATTAAGTGCGGTGGATTTTGAGCGAATTTTAACAGAGCCAAACGCTTCATTAACCGAGCAATACAAAGCGTTAATGGCAACCGAAGGTGTGAATATTGAGTTTACCGAAGGTTCAATTAAGAAAATTGCGGAAGCGGCATTCAGAGTCAACGAAAAAACCGAGAATATCGGTGCGCGTCGTTTACACACTGTAATGGAGCGTTTAATGGATAAAATTTCCTTTAATGCAAGCGAAATGAACGGACAAGTTGTTACAATCGATGATGCTTATGTGATTGACGCATTAGGTGATGTTGTAGAAAACGAAGATCTCAGCCGCTTTATTTTATAATTTTCTAAAAAATAACCGCACTTTGCTTTCAACATCAAAGTGCGGTTTATTTTTTGATAATTTTTTACTAAAAGAAGATTATTTACGCAACTTCACTAATTCGACCGCGTGTTCTGTCCCTTTCGTTAAGATTAAATTTGCACGTTCTCTGGTCGGCAAAATATTTTCTCGCAAGTTTAAGCCGTTAATTTCGTCCCAAATACGGCTCGCCGTGCTCACAGCCTCTTCTTCTGACAAACTTGCATAGTGTTTAAAATAAGAATTTGGATCACTAAATGCACTTTGACGGAATTTTAAGAAACGGCTTATATACCATTTTTTCAATAGATTTTCGTCCGCATCCACATAAATAGAGAAGTCCACGAAGTCAGACACGAAGGTTTGCGTTGAGCGATCGCCTGTTTGTAGCACGTTCAACCCTTCTAAAATCAAAATATCAGGCTGATCCACCACGTCAAATTGATCTGGCACGATGTCATAAATCAAATGTGAATACACAGGCGCTTTCACATTTGGTTTGCCCGACTTAATATCCGCTAAAAAACGCACTAAACGTGACGTGTCATAAGACACGGGGAAGCCTTTTTTGTGCAACAAATTCTCTTTTTGCAACTTTTCTAAGGGATACAAAAAGCCGTCCGTCGTAATCAAATCCACTTTTCGCACTTCAGGCCATTGCGATAATAAAGATTGCAAAATACGCGCAGAAGTACTTTTTCCTACTGCAACACTGCCCGCAATACTAATAATGTAAGGCACTTTGTCTGGATTTACACCCAAAAAACGGTTCATCACCTGTTGACGTTGAATACGTTCTTCAATGTAATAGTTGATTAAACGAACCAATGGCAAATAAATCGTGCGAACTTCATCTAAAGAAAGCTCTTCATTGATTCCTAACAAAGGTTTTAAATCTTGTTCGGTTAACGTTAAAGGAACAGACTTACGTAATTCTGCCCACTGTTCGCGATTAAATGATAAAAAAGGAGTCAATTGCTTTGATAAAAAATTTGTGTCTAATGTTTCCACAATCCGTTCAACTTATTTTATATAGCGGTAAATTGGATATAAAATATACCTTATAAATACACAAAATCGCATAAAATTTTTACAAATCGAGCAAATTTATCCTAAAAAAAGCTGTTTTTGACTGATAATTAGGCGAACAATTAAAAAAATCATTTTTTTTCAAAAAAACACTTGTCAGCGATAAAAATTTCCCTATAATACGCCTCACTTGCTTATGAGATGCCGACTTAGCTCAGTAGGTAGAGCAACTGACTTGTAATCAGTAGGTCACCAGTTCGATTCCGGTAGTCGGCACCATTCTTCTCTGCAAGTGTTCATTTAACGCGGAGGGATTCCCGAGCGGCCAAAGGGAGCAGACTGTAAATCTGCCGGCTCAGCCTTCGAAGGTTCGAATCCTTCTCCCTCCACCATTTTTTAAATGAATCGCATTCTGATGGGTCAGATGAATTTAGGACTGCGGGCATCGTATAATGGCTATTACCTCAGCCTTCCAAGCTGATGATGCGGGTTCGATTCCCGCTGCCCGCTCCAAGCGCTGATATAGCTCAGTTGGTAGAGCGCACCCTTGGTAAGGGTGAGGTCGGCGGTTCAAATCCGCCTATCAGCACCAGTCTTAAACTTCCTTTCTGTCCTTTAACTAATAGCAAATTTTAAATTTTGGTTAATGTGGTATATTGAACCATCCATAACCGTGTTTGTTTAGAGGGACTCTCAATGTCTAAAGAAAAATTTGAACGTACAAAACCGCACGTAAACGTGGGTACAATCGGCCACGTTGACCATGGTAAAACAACTTTAACAGCAGCAATCACTACAGTATTATCAAAACACTTTGGTGGTGCAGCACGTGCATTCGACCAAATCGATAACGCGCCAGAAGAAAAAGCGCGTGGTATCACCATCAACACATCACACGTTGAGTACGATACAGAAACTCGTCACTACGCACACGTTGACTGTCCAGGACACGCGGACTATGTGAAAAACATGATCACAGGTGCTGCACAGATGGACGGCGCGATTCTTGTTGTAGCGGCAACAGACGGTCCTATGCCACAAACTCGTGAGCATATCCTTTTAGGTCGTCAAGTCGGTGTACCTTACATCATCGTGTTCTTAAACAAATGTGACATGGTAGATGATGAAGAGTTATTAGAATTAGTAGAAATGGAAGTACGTGAACTTCTTTCTCAATATGATTTCCCAGGTGATGATACACCAATCGTACGTGGTTCAGCGTTACAAGCGTTAAACGGCGTGCCAGAGTGGGAAGCGAAAATTCTTGAGTTAGCGGGTCACTTAGATAGCTATATTCCAGAGCCTGAGCGTGCAATTGACCAACCTTTCCTTCTTCCAATTGAAGACGTGTTCTCAATTTCAGGTCGTGGTACAGTGGTAACAGGTCGTGTTGAGCGTGGTATCATCCGTACAGGTGAAGAGGTTGAGATTGTAGGTATTAAAGAAACGACTAAAACAACCGTAACGGGTGTTGAGATGTTCCGTAAATTATTAGATGAAGGTCGTGCAGGTGAGAACGTTGGTGCGTTATTACGTGGTACAAAACGTGAAGATATCGAACGTGGTCAAGTATTAGCGAAACCAGGTTCAATTACACCACACACAGACTTTGAATCAGAAGTTTACGTCTTATCAAAAGAAGAGGGTGGTCGTCATACTCCATTCTTCAAAGGTTACCGTCCACAGTTCTACTTCCGTACAACTGACGTGACAGGTACAATCGAATTACCAGAAGGCGTAGAGATGGTAATGCCTGGTGATAACATCAAGATGACTGTAAGCTTGATTCACCCAATCGCGATGGACCAAGGTTTACGCTTTGCGATTCGTGAGGGTGGTCGTACAGTAGGTGCGGGTGTTGTTGCTAAAATTATCAAATAATTTAGCTTAACATGCTGAAAAAAGGCGTATCTAAAAGATACGCCTTTTTGTTTTTCAACAGACATCAACAGAGAAGCCTAAGTCAATGAAAAATAATATGCCTCACCGTAGAAACAGAGAGCGCCACGATCGTTTAACAGATCATACCCATACGTTTTTCATTTTTGTTAAGGACTATTTACTGAGTTAGGCAAACGTTGATCTAATAACCACATAATCGCTTCAGGGCTGTTAAACACTCCGTCCCATGTGTTATGTGGATTACTATTTACAATGCCATTATCCCCTGCTTGTTGTACACTAAATTCAGTATATTTTACTTTCATTGATTTCACGTCATCTTTCAAAAGACGATAATTAATACGTGAACCTGCAACAGGTGATACTTTATCTTCAATACTGTGGAAGAACCACATTGGTGCATTTTTTAACATCGCTAAACTTTCCGCCGTTCCTTGACCATCAATCCATTCTAACGTATTCGCCTCTCGCCCACTCATTAACAACGCCCCTGCAAAAAAGTGCGCTCGTTTTTGCAATAAATATAATCCACCTTCTGCCCCACGAGATAAACCAATAATATAAATACGTTGTTTATCAATCGCAGGGTGATTTGCTATTGCCTCATCAAGCATCTTAAAGACAAGTTGATGGCGATGATGGGTTTGCCAATGGATACCTTGCTTATCCGCAGGATCGAAGACTGTTGCATATTGTGGCGCTAAGACAAAACTCTCTTCGTACGGTAACGTAGCGATTGCGCCTTTGCTCGATAACAAGTGAGCCAAGTTATCCTGCCCCACTTGTCCTGAACCATGCAAAAAGAGAACTAATGGATAGGTTTTCCCTTTTTCTACTTTGGGTTTGTAAAAGCGATACAATAACCCTTCATCTGTAGTATTAAGCGTAACACGATGAGCAGAGAAATCATCAATATAACGTGTTTTAATATATGGTTTCATCGCGTGTTGTGTGATTTCACTTGCTTGCAGCGTTTTGCCATTGGTTAATTTTAATAACCCTGTTTGTTTGATCCTATACACAAGCTTATCTTCATAAAATTCTGGCACTCGGTTAGCTTGTACTTTCTCTATCTCAACTAACTGACCAGCTTTATCTTTTGCCTTAAATGTCATAGGTTGATTATTTTCTACTCTTAATGAATAAAAATCAGCATTCTTATCACGCTCATCTAATTCAAGAATAACAAAGCGCCCTGGTTTTGCTTGATGAGCAGTGGTAGGCTTATCATTCACATAGGCTCTTAATAGCGTACGTGCTTGAGGATCAGCTTGCTCAAGTGTGGTCTGAATTTGGTAGATTTGACGCAAATCGGTGCCTGAAAATACGTTATCTTCGTACTCCAATGCAATACCAGTCACTTTAGCTCCCTTTTCTGTCACTTCGGCAAGTAATGTCGCATTGATAGACTGGGGAAGTTGAGGAACATCAGGAATCTGCGCAGAAGCAGTGCCAAATGATGCTACTGTCACACAAGATAATATAAACATTTTTCTTAACATAACATCTCTCCACAAAAGAATAGCAACACATCAAGGAAAATGTTGCTATTCACTAAGTCAGTTAACTACAGTTTTTTGCTTTGTACATTTACATAAATAAGAATCATCGCTAACACACCGAGTGGTAAGAATAGGTCTGTAATTGATCCATCACTTCCCCAAATTAAGTTAGCCAAAATCACGGTACTTCCCCCGATTGCCCAAGCAATTGTCGTCGGTACAGACCAAACAATCATCTGTTTCTTCACATCATTGATGCCCATCATTCTGTTCACTACCCAGAATAAACTGTCATTGAAATAACCAAAGAATAACGAACCCATTGTGGCAGCCTGAGCAGCGAGCAGCATATTGACGCCTGGAATCTGCTCTAAAATCGGTGCCGAGATTGAGGCTGCAGTAATCATCGCAACAGTACCAGAACCCTGGATAAAGCGAACTAGAGTAGACACAATAAATGGAATTAAAATAGGTGAAATTGGTAGTGCCGCAACTTGTTCGGCGAGCTCTTTACCCGCACCACTATCACGTAATACTGCACCTAACGCACCACCTGCACCTGTTACTAATAAAATAATCCCTGCCGTTTTTACCCCTTCTTCTAAGTGTAATGCGGTGGTTGTTTTATCAGCTTTTGGCAATAAAGTATAAACAGCTACTAGCACACTAATTGCTAAGGCTATCATTGGATGACCAATGAAGTTGAAGAATTGGTATAGTGTATTCTCTGCTAAGGCTGGATTACTTTTTGCCATTAATCCCAAAATAGCTTTAATAAAAATTAAGCCAATTGGTAACAGAATAGGCAATAAAGATAACCCTAAGCTTGGTAACGCTTTTTTCTCACGGCTTTCAATGTAATCATCATATTTCTGCTTTAATTCTTCCTGAGTAAATACCTCTTGGTTAAATGTTGGATATTTTTTATCTAACCATTTTGCATACAACACAATTCCCACTACAGGAAGCACCGCCATCGCCATACCGACTAACAACATCGCGCCGATATCAACACTAAATAAGCCTGCCACACCTAACGGACCAGGTGTTGGCGGTACCGTATGGTGAGTAACAACTAATCCCCCTGCCAAAGCGACACCTAAAGTTAATAGTGAGCGTTTACCGTTTTTTGCTAAGGCTTTCGCAACAGGATAGAGAATCACAAATGCAGAATCAACGAAAATAGGAATACTGACAATATAACCTGTAATAGCCAATGCCCATTCTTCTTTTTTCTTACCTAAAAACTTAATAAAACTGTACGCCATTTTTTCTGCGGCACCCGATACTTCAAGGATACTTCCCATCATGACACCCAGACCAATAACAATCCCAATGCCACCTAATGTGCCACCAAAACCTTTTGTGATCGCACCTAATGTATTATCTACACTCATGCCCCCCACTAAACCAGCAATTGCTGCCGCAATGAGCATCGCAATAAACGCATGTACACGCGTTCTTAACACTAAAAACACCAACACAAATACGGCGATTAATAAACCGATAATTGGAGTAGGTAATCCAAACATAACGCCTCCCGTTACATATCACATTGAATGAATTGTTGAATCACATCAGCAAAATTTTGATCGGCGGTAAAACCTAAACCAAACGCTTGTGAACAATTAATCGTAGCAGGCCAACTCGCTACGATATGATTAATACCTTCATCAAATTCAAATTTCACATACTGCAGAATCTGTTCTCCTTTCACTTTCACGAGATCAGCAAGCATTTGTTCAACGCTAACCGTAAAACCAGGTAAGTTAATCACATGCCAATCACGTGCAGGTAAGGTTGGAAGTTGAAGTGCATGAATGAAGTTATTAACGACAGTATTTGGGCTAGAAAGCCACAAATTCAGTTTTTCTGAGACTGGGCAAATTGCTTCAGTTTGATGTAGTGGCTCACGAATAATACTACTAACAAAAGACGATGCGGCTTTATTAGGCTTGCCTGGACGAATACAGATAGTTGGTAACCGTAATACTATCCCATCCACAAATCCCTTACGGCTATAGTCATTGATTAATAGTTCACACATCGCTTTTTGGGCACCATATGTAGATTGTGGTGTCACCGCTGTGTCATCTTGAATCACATCTGGTAACTGCCCACCATATACCGCTAGGGAGCTGCTGAAAATAAAACGAATACTCGGGTTCTGATGACGACAAACCTCTAACAAATGGCGTGTAGCAAGAAAATTGATTTCATAGCCTAAATCAGGATCTTGTTCAGCATGACTACTCACAATCGCTGCTAAGTGGAAAATGGCATCTGTTTGACGATCAATGATTTTTTCTAACCCTACTGGCTGACGAAGATCCATTTCATAACAACGTACTCTTGGATCATGATTAGGTGCTTGTGGCTTCACTACATCAATTAAAATCAGTTCTTTAATCATGAGCTGAGGGTTGGATAACAACGTTTTTGCTAAACGTTGTCCAAGAAAACCTTGTCCCCCTGTAATGACGATTTTCATCGTGTTCTCCTCTATTTTAACCGCACTTTTGCATAATTTTTGTGCAAATTACTGTTTTTGATATAGAAAATGCCCTACCCATCAGCAGCAGGGTATTTTCTATCTATTTATACAACGTGATAGCTCACTCAACGTTAAGCTAGAAAACGACCTATTACTTGTCCTCCTACTAACACCCAGGTCATTAACAGAGAGGTGAAAAATACACCTAAATAAATGTAACCCGTTTTTAAATAGCACCAATGATTAATCAAGGTAAACACAATGAATTGAGGAATGATGACCGCTAACATCATCATCCAACGTCCACCGAATTGTGGTAAACCTAAGAGATCAAAACCTGGGCCAATTTGCATAAAGCCAGGCACAAAATGGAACAGCCACAGGATTACTAAACCAGCTGTAGCGAAAATGATCGTTTTAATGCTCCACATAACGAAAGTAGAGAAAAAAGACGAAGACAATTTTTGTTTCATTTGGACAGAGACAATCAGCCCATTAAAGATGAAGAAAAAGGCTAAAATAGGTAACCAATAAACAAAGAACAAATTAAAGCGTTCTGCTGTTAATGGTTTTAATAATGGCCATAAGAAACGTAATTCTACGTTCAAATATTGATAAATGAGGGTAGTTAATAAGTACAAACCTAATACCAATATCACACTTAACAATAAGTGGCGAGCAATCACTTGTCTGGTTGTGAGAACGGAAGAATTACTCGTCACGCCAAATTCTGCAAGCGAAATAGGTACCGTTCTTTTCCATAAACTAAACAGCATTAGCCCAACAAGACCACTCACGACTAACCACAAGACAATCCCGTTCCCCATTTCTAGTGGCATAAAACTCACTTTTGATGCGATAGGTTCATTTGCACCTCCCCATTGAGTAAACAATGGATAAAGCAATATCGTCAAGACAATGTTCACTACTGCAAATACCCACCATTGTTTATCTGAAACTGCTGTTTTTTCTGTCACTGCTTGACGTGCAACAGCAAAATATGTGGTATTTAGTAAGCCACTTGCAAAAAAGAGCGCGGCAATCAATGCGGAACCTAACGCAAATAAACCAGAAAATTCTTTATACCAGTAAGTTTGCATGTCTGGATCAATCCAGTCAGCGCCCTTTTCACCGTCTTGCAATGCTTGATTAAACCATAAAATTGCTTCTTTAT
This window contains:
- a CDS encoding hypothetical protein (COG1073 Hydrolases of the alpha/beta superfamily), translating into MNVTKHYVWGSVFLLFTFLAAYLASSIDRDFGRIEVSSVSFMTEEMQPMVAKLYRPVSATAETPKAGLLALHGYQSDKEATSTFGALELAKRGFVVLAIDHFGHGYSTKLPASNKNMSGANNGYHYLKSLPFVDKTRLGVFGHSTGALNAIRVAKMNPDHKAVNGLSSNGGDMTLHNYLLTQGRYEEIGGYRERTFPVKDLVTHPKRLAAFGLGEQETLKWDHTYGDFNNGSARRAAMVDGTHLGVMIAADSNKEAILWFNQALQDGEKGADWIDPDMQTYWYKEFSGLFALGSALIAALFFASGLLNTTYFAVARQAVTEKTAVSDKQWWVFAVVNIVLTILLYPLFTQWGGANEPIASKVSFMPLEMGNGIVLWLVVSGLVGLMLFSLWKRTVPISLAEFGVTSNSSVLTTRQVIARHLLLSVILVLGLYLLTTLIYQYLNVELRFLWPLLKPLTAERFNLFFVYWLPILAFFFIFNGLIVSVQMKQKLSSSFFSTFVMWSIKTIIFATAGLVILWLFHFVPGFMQIGPGFDLLGLPQFGGRWMMMLAVIIPQFIVFTLINHWCYLKTGYIYLGVFFTSLLMTWVLVGGQVIGRFLA